A region of uncultured Carboxylicivirga sp. DNA encodes the following proteins:
- a CDS encoding UDP-2,3-diacylglucosamine diphosphatase — protein MSKEKTLLKRDLDALVISDTHLGTFGCKAKELVSYLKTVNPKTIVLNGDIIDVWQFSTNYFPKSHTKVIRQLMKMMESGSEIVYLAGNHDENLRRFVGLSVGNFKIANKLVLELNGKKSWIFHGDVFDVVMHHSKWLAKLGAKAYGMLTVTNKMVNGLLSVFGKRRISLSRDVKKAFKGKNKNELTTRFETTVAELAINKGYDYVICGHIHWPEKKMISNHEGEVVYLNSGDWVENMTALEFYNDDWHLVYFAEQQSLQNQESFLTADDIILPDEKVLFRAMLNDVLSS, from the coding sequence ATGAGTAAAGAAAAAACACTTTTAAAAAGGGATCTTGATGCCTTGGTTATATCGGATACACACTTGGGGACATTCGGTTGTAAGGCAAAAGAACTGGTAAGTTATCTTAAAACAGTCAATCCAAAAACCATTGTTTTAAATGGTGACATTATCGATGTTTGGCAGTTTTCAACTAATTATTTTCCAAAATCACATACTAAGGTCATTCGTCAATTGATGAAAATGATGGAAAGTGGTAGCGAGATCGTATACCTGGCTGGTAATCATGATGAGAATCTTAGACGATTTGTAGGATTATCGGTTGGTAATTTCAAGATTGCCAATAAACTTGTATTGGAACTCAACGGTAAGAAATCATGGATATTTCATGGTGATGTTTTTGATGTGGTGATGCATCACTCTAAATGGCTTGCTAAACTTGGTGCTAAAGCATATGGAATGCTTACCGTTACCAATAAAATGGTAAACGGGTTACTATCAGTTTTTGGTAAGCGACGAATCTCATTATCGCGTGACGTTAAGAAGGCTTTTAAAGGAAAAAATAAGAACGAACTGACCACCCGATTTGAGACTACCGTTGCTGAATTAGCCATTAACAAGGGTTACGACTATGTAATATGTGGGCATATTCACTGGCCTGAAAAAAAGATGATTTCCAATCATGAGGGTGAGGTCGTTTACCTGAATAGTGGTGACTGGGTTGAAAATATGACTGCACTTGAATTCTACAATGACGATTGGCATCTGGTTTATTTTGCAGAGCAGCAATCATTACAAAATCAGGAAAGTTTTCTTACCGCTGATGATATCATATTACCTGATGAGAAAGTGCTGTTCAGGGCCATGTTAAATGATGTATTAAGCAGCTAG